One genomic window of Hippocampus zosterae strain Florida chromosome 12, ASM2543408v3, whole genome shotgun sequence includes the following:
- the map4k4 gene encoding mitogen-activated protein kinase kinase kinase kinase 4 isoform X5: MANDSPAKSLVDIDLASLRDPAGIFELVEVVGNGTYGQVYKGRHVKTGQLAAIKVMDVTEDEEEEIKLEINMLKKYSHHRNIATYYGAFIKKSPPGHDDQLWLVMEFCGAGSITDLVKNTKGNTLKEDWIAYISREILRGLAHLHAHHVIHRDIKGQNVLLTENAEVKLVDFGVSAQLDRTVGRRNTFIGTPYWMAPEVIACDENPDATYDYRSDLWSCGITAIEMAEGAPPLCDMHPMRALFLIPRNPPPRLKSKKWSKKFFSFIEGCLVKNYTQRPPTEQLLKHPFIRDQPNERQVRIQLKDHIDRTKKKRGEKDETEYEYSGSEEEEEEASEQEGEPSSIVNVPGESTLRRDFIRLQQENKERSEALRRQQLLQEQQLREQEEYKRQLLAERQKRIEQQKEQRRRLEEQQRRERELRRQQEREQRRREQDDKRRADELERRRKEEDERRRAEEEKRRADREQEYIRRQLEEEQRHLEILQQQLLHEQAMLLEYKWRELEEQRQAQKLQKQLQQQQAYLLSLQHQQNLHPSSPKRAPKNPEHNTEAETTVTESEPVTEADERYRKNIQGSPQSAQTKPPQPPVPPRSESSYPNGNAEAMHRPVEAQVPVRTTSRSPVLPRRDSPHRHGNAPHAGPVINRNAGSAAEPRLLWERVEKMLPRSAGSGSGSSGGSSGGSSSSSSSSSNSSSQAGSGERFRARSSLKSEGSPLQRQENAGKKPEERPRPGRPADLTALAKELRAVDDVRPPNKVTDYSSSSDDSDTTDEDDDEEVDQEGGEESTSGPEDSRAVSSRLSNGETESVKTMIVHDEGENDVGSTPCKDSTLVVRQSQSSNNMQKHKSSSSFTPFIDPRLLQASPSAGGALNVGYGNEARLAEALRADPSRKGSVVNVNPVNTRPQSDTPEIRKYKKRFNSEILCAALWGVNLLVGTESGLMLLDRSGQGKVYPLINRRRFQQMDVLEGLNVLVTISGKKNKLRVYYLSWLRNKILHNDPEVEKKQGWTTVGDLEGCVHYKVVKYERIKFLVLALKNSVEVYAWAPKPYHKFMAFKSFGELVHKPLLVDLTVEEGQRLKVIYGSCSGFHAVDVDSGAVYDIYLPTHIQTHIQSHAIIILPNTDGIELLVCYEDEGVYVNTYGRITKDVVLQWGEMPTSVAYIRSNQIMGWGEKAIEIRSVETGHLDGVFMHKRAQRLKFLCERNDKVFFASVRSGGSSQVYFMTLGRSNLLSW; encoded by the exons GGTCGACATGTCAAGACGGGACAGTTGGCGGCCATTAAGGTCATGGACGTCACAGAG gatgaagaggaagagaTCAAACTGGAGATCAACATGCTGAAGAAGTACTCGCACCACCGTAACATCGCCACTTACTATGGTGCCTTCATCAAGAAAAGTCCGCCGGGACACGATGACCAGCTATGG TTGGTGATGGAGTTCTGCGGGGCCGGGTCCATCACTGACCTAGTGAAGAACACCAAAGGCAACACGCTGAAGGAGGACTGGATCGCTTACATTTCCAGAGAGATTCTCAGG GGCTTAGCTCACCTTCACGCCCATCACGTCATCCATCGCGACATCAAGGGGCAAAATGTGCTGCTGACGGAGAACGCCGAAGTCAAGCTGG TGGACTTTGGCGTTAGCGCTCAACTGGACCGAACCGTTGGCCGACGGAACACCTTCATCGGGACGCCATATTGGATGGCTCCGGAAGTCATCGCCTGCGACGAAAACCCGGACGCCACTTACGACTACCGG AGCGACTTGTGGTCTTGCGGGATTACAGCGATCGAAATGGCTGAAGGAGCTCCGC CATTGTGCGACATGCATCCCATGAGGGCACTCTTCCTCATCCCCAGAAACCCTCCTCCAAGACTCAAGTCCAAAAAATG GTCCAAGAAGTTCTTCAGTTTCATCGAGGGCTGCCTGGTGAAGAACTACACGCAACGGCCACCCACCGAGCAGCTGCTCAAACACCCTTTCATCCGGGACCAGCCCAACGAGCGGCAGGTTCGCATCCAACTTAAGGACCACATCGACCGCACAAAGAAGAAGCGAGGCGAGAAGG ACGAGACTGAATACGAATATAGCGGcagtgaagaagaggaggaagaagcatCAGAGCAAGAAGGAGAACCAAG CTCCATCGTCAACGTGCCGGGAGAGTCGACGCTTCGTCGGGACTTTATCCGTCTGCAGCAGGAGAACAAGGAGCGCTCGGAGGCGCTGCGCCGCCAGCAGCTTCTGCAAGAGCAGCAGCTCCGAGAGCAGGAGGAGTACAAGCGCCAGCTGCTGGCCGAGCGGCAGAAGCGCATCGAGCAGCAGAAGGAGCAGCGGCGGCGTTTGGAGGAG CAACAACGGCGAGAGCGCGAGTTGCGTCGTCAGCAGGAGCGTGAGCAGCGGCGGCGCGAGCAGGACGACAAACGGCGGGCCGACGAGTTGGAACGTCGCCGCAAAGAGGAAGACGAGCGGCGGCGGGCCGAGGAGGAAAAGCGGCGCGCCGACAGGGAGCAG GAGTACATCAGACgacagctggaggaggagcagagGCACCTGGAGATCCTACAGCAACAGCTTCTACACGAACAGGCCATGCTGCTG GAGTACAAATGGCGAGAGCTGGAGGAGCAACGGCAAGCTCAAAAGCTCCAGAAGCAgcttcagcagcagcaggcctACCTGCTGTCCCTCCAACACCAGCAGAACCTGCACCCTAGTAGTCCCAAACGGGCCCCCAAAAACCCGGAACACAACACAGAAGCAGAAACAACGGTGACTGAGTCTGAGCCGGTCACGGAG GCGGACGAGCGCTACCGGAAGAACATCCAAGGTTCTCCTCAGTCGGCACAGACCAAACCACCACAACCCCCAGTGCCGCCGCGGTCCGAGTCCTCTTACCCCAACGGGAATGCGGAGGCCATGCACCGGCCTGTGGAGGCAcag GTCCCCGTCAGGACGACGTCTCGCTCGCCGGTGTTGCCGAGGCGAGACTCGCCTCATCGCCACGGCAACGCGCCGCACGCTGGCCCCGTTATCAACCGCAACGCTGGCAG CGCGGCCGAGCCTCGGCTGCTTTGGGAGCGAGTGGAGAAGATGCTTCCCAGGTCTGCTGGAAGCGGTAGTGGCAGCAGCGGAGGCTCCAGCGGAGGCTCCAGTTCCTCCAGCAGCTCGTCCAGCAACTCCAGCTCGCAGGCTGGCTCTGGAGAAAGGTTCAGGGCCCGCT CCTCCTTGAAATCCGAGGGCTCGCCCCTCCAGAGACAGGAAAACGCCGGGAAAAAACCAGAGGAGAGGCCGAGGCCCGGCAGACCAGCG GACCTGACTGCGCTCGCCAAAGAACTCCGCGCCGTGGATGACGTCCGTCCCCCCAACAAGGTGACGGATTACTCGTCATCCAGCGATGATTCGGATACCACagacgaggacgacgacgaggaggtCGACCAGGAGGGCGGCGAGGAATCCACCTCGGGCCCGGAGGACTCCAGAGCTGT GTCGTCGCGGCTGAGTAACGGCGAGACGGAGTCTGTGAAAACGATGATCGTCCACGACGAAGGCGAAAACGACGTGGGCTCCACGCCCTGCAAAGACAGCACCCTGGTAGTCCGACAG AGTCAATCGAGCAACAACATGCAGAAACACAAGTCATCTTCGTCATTCACGCCGTTCATCGACCCGCGTCTGCTGCAAGCGTCGCCCTCCGCCGGCGGCGCCCTCAACGTCG GCTATGGCAACGAAGCTCGTCTGGCGGAGGCGCTGAGGGCAGACCCGTCGCGCAAAGGTTCCGTGGTCAACGTGAATCCGGTCAACACGCGCCCGCAGAGCGACACGCCAGAGATCCGAAAGTACAAGAAGAGGTTCAACTCGGAGATCTTGTGCGCGGCGCTCTGGG GGGTGAACTTGCTGGTGGGCACCGAGAGCGGGCTGATGCTTTTGGATCGCAGCGGTCAGGGCAAAGTTTACCCGCTCATCAACCGAAGACGTTTCCAGCAAATGGACGTACTGGAGGGACTCAACGTCCTCGTCACCATATCAG GTAAGAAGAACAAGCTGCGCGTTTACTACTTGTCGTGGCTGCGGAACAAGATTTTGCACAACGACCCCGAGGTGGAGAAGAAACAAGGCTGGACCACCGTGGGCGACCTGGAAGGTTGCGTCCACTACAAAGTCG TCAAGTACGAGAGGATCAAGTTCTTGGTTCTGGCCCTGAAGAACTCTGTGGAGGTCTACGCATGGGCGCCCAAACCGTACCACAAGTTCATGGCTTTCAAG TCTTTCGGCGAGCTAGTCCACAAGCCTCTGCTGGTGGACTTGACGGTAGAGGAGGGCCAGAGGTTGAAGGTGATCTACGGCTCCTGCTCGGGCTTCCACGCCGTGGATGTGGACTCGGGGGCGGTCTACGATATTTACTTGCCAACCCAC ATCCAAACGCACATTCAGTCTCACGCCATCATCATCCTGCCCAACACGGACGGCATCGAGCTGCTCGTTTGCTACGAGGACGAGGGCGTCTACGTCAACACCTACGGACGCATCACCAAGGACGTGGTGCTGCAATGGGGGGAGATGCCCACCTCTGTCG cCTACATCCGCTCCAACCAGATCATGGGCTGGGGCGAGAAGGCCATCGAGATCCGCTCGGTAGAGACAGGCCACCTGGACGGCGTCTTCATGCACAAGAGGGCCCAGAGACTCAAGTTCCTCTGTGAGAGGAACGACAAG GTGTTCTTTGCCTCGGTGCGGTCCGGAGGGTCCAGTCAGGTCTACTTCATGACCCTGGGCCGAAGCAACCTGCTCAGCTGGTAG
- the map4k4 gene encoding mitogen-activated protein kinase kinase kinase kinase 4 isoform X8 translates to MANDSPAKSLVDIDLASLRDPAGIFELVEVVGNGTYGQVYKGRHVKTGQLAAIKVMDVTEDEEEEIKLEINMLKKYSHHRNIATYYGAFIKKSPPGHDDQLWLVMEFCGAGSITDLVKNTKGNTLKEDWIAYISREILRGLAHLHAHHVIHRDIKGQNVLLTENAEVKLVDFGVSAQLDRTVGRRNTFIGTPYWMAPEVIACDENPDATYDYRSDLWSCGITAIEMAEGAPPLCDMHPMRALFLIPRNPPPRLKSKKWSKKFFSFIEGCLVKNYTQRPPTEQLLKHPFIRDQPNERQVRIQLKDHIDRTKKKRGEKDETEYEYSGSEEEEEEASEQEGEPSSIVNVPGESTLRRDFIRLQQENKERSEALRRQQLLQEQQLREQEEYKRQLLAERQKRIEQQKEQRRRLEEQQRRERELRRQQEREQRRREQDDKRRADELERRRKEEDERRRAEEEKRRADREQEYIRRQLEEEQRHLEILQQQLLHEQAMLLADERYRKNIQGSPQSAQTKPPQPPVPPRSESSYPNGNAEAMHRPVEAQDLTALAKELRAVDDVRPPNKVTDYSSSSDDSDTTDEDDDEEVDQEGGEESTSGPEDSRAVSSRLSNGETESVKTMIVHDEGENDVGSTPCKDSTLVVRQSEHKKRPAGSASSPGLAQHTPSPLHHHHQHQHPHHPHHHHHQQQQQAERNGFAGRIHLLPDLIQQSHHSSPSSPSSPSSPSSSSSSSLASPIVSPQSPLDKLALLIESQSSNNMQKHKSSSSFTPFIDPRLLQASPSAGGALNVGYGNEARLAEALRADPSRKGSVVNVNPVNTRPQSDTPEIRKYKKRFNSEILCAALWGVNLLVGTESGLMLLDRSGQGKVYPLINRRRFQQMDVLEGLNVLVTISGKKNKLRVYYLSWLRNKILHNDPEVEKKQGWTTVGDLEGCVHYKVVKYERIKFLVLALKNSVEVYAWAPKPYHKFMAFKSFGELVHKPLLVDLTVEEGQRLKVIYGSCSGFHAVDVDSGAVYDIYLPTHIQTHIQSHAIIILPNTDGIELLVCYEDEGVYVNTYGRITKDVVLQWGEMPTSVAYIRSNQIMGWGEKAIEIRSVETGHLDGVFMHKRAQRLKFLCERNDKVFFASVRSGGSSQVYFMTLGRSNLLSW, encoded by the exons GGTCGACATGTCAAGACGGGACAGTTGGCGGCCATTAAGGTCATGGACGTCACAGAG gatgaagaggaagagaTCAAACTGGAGATCAACATGCTGAAGAAGTACTCGCACCACCGTAACATCGCCACTTACTATGGTGCCTTCATCAAGAAAAGTCCGCCGGGACACGATGACCAGCTATGG TTGGTGATGGAGTTCTGCGGGGCCGGGTCCATCACTGACCTAGTGAAGAACACCAAAGGCAACACGCTGAAGGAGGACTGGATCGCTTACATTTCCAGAGAGATTCTCAGG GGCTTAGCTCACCTTCACGCCCATCACGTCATCCATCGCGACATCAAGGGGCAAAATGTGCTGCTGACGGAGAACGCCGAAGTCAAGCTGG TGGACTTTGGCGTTAGCGCTCAACTGGACCGAACCGTTGGCCGACGGAACACCTTCATCGGGACGCCATATTGGATGGCTCCGGAAGTCATCGCCTGCGACGAAAACCCGGACGCCACTTACGACTACCGG AGCGACTTGTGGTCTTGCGGGATTACAGCGATCGAAATGGCTGAAGGAGCTCCGC CATTGTGCGACATGCATCCCATGAGGGCACTCTTCCTCATCCCCAGAAACCCTCCTCCAAGACTCAAGTCCAAAAAATG GTCCAAGAAGTTCTTCAGTTTCATCGAGGGCTGCCTGGTGAAGAACTACACGCAACGGCCACCCACCGAGCAGCTGCTCAAACACCCTTTCATCCGGGACCAGCCCAACGAGCGGCAGGTTCGCATCCAACTTAAGGACCACATCGACCGCACAAAGAAGAAGCGAGGCGAGAAGG ACGAGACTGAATACGAATATAGCGGcagtgaagaagaggaggaagaagcatCAGAGCAAGAAGGAGAACCAAG CTCCATCGTCAACGTGCCGGGAGAGTCGACGCTTCGTCGGGACTTTATCCGTCTGCAGCAGGAGAACAAGGAGCGCTCGGAGGCGCTGCGCCGCCAGCAGCTTCTGCAAGAGCAGCAGCTCCGAGAGCAGGAGGAGTACAAGCGCCAGCTGCTGGCCGAGCGGCAGAAGCGCATCGAGCAGCAGAAGGAGCAGCGGCGGCGTTTGGAGGAG CAACAACGGCGAGAGCGCGAGTTGCGTCGTCAGCAGGAGCGTGAGCAGCGGCGGCGCGAGCAGGACGACAAACGGCGGGCCGACGAGTTGGAACGTCGCCGCAAAGAGGAAGACGAGCGGCGGCGGGCCGAGGAGGAAAAGCGGCGCGCCGACAGGGAGCAG GAGTACATCAGACgacagctggaggaggagcagagGCACCTGGAGATCCTACAGCAACAGCTTCTACACGAACAGGCCATGCTGCTG GCGGACGAGCGCTACCGGAAGAACATCCAAGGTTCTCCTCAGTCGGCACAGACCAAACCACCACAACCCCCAGTGCCGCCGCGGTCCGAGTCCTCTTACCCCAACGGGAATGCGGAGGCCATGCACCGGCCTGTGGAGGCAcag GACCTGACTGCGCTCGCCAAAGAACTCCGCGCCGTGGATGACGTCCGTCCCCCCAACAAGGTGACGGATTACTCGTCATCCAGCGATGATTCGGATACCACagacgaggacgacgacgaggaggtCGACCAGGAGGGCGGCGAGGAATCCACCTCGGGCCCGGAGGACTCCAGAGCTGT GTCGTCGCGGCTGAGTAACGGCGAGACGGAGTCTGTGAAAACGATGATCGTCCACGACGAAGGCGAAAACGACGTGGGCTCCACGCCCTGCAAAGACAGCACCCTGGTAGTCCGACAG AGCGAGCACAAAAAGAGGCCCGCCGGCTCGGCATCCAGCCCGGGCCTCGCCCAGCACACCCCCAGCCCCcttcatcaccaccaccaacatCAACACCCTcatcacccccaccaccaccaccatcagcagcagcagcaggccgaGCGGAACGGCTTTGCCGGCCGCATCCATCTCCTGCCGGACCTGATCCAGCAGAGCCATCATTCCTCCCCTTCCTCCCCTTCCTCCCCGTCCTCcccgtcctcctcttcctcatccagcCTGGCCAGTCCCATCGTGTCCCCCCAAAGCCCACTGGACAAGCTGGCCCTCCTCATCGAG AGTCAATCGAGCAACAACATGCAGAAACACAAGTCATCTTCGTCATTCACGCCGTTCATCGACCCGCGTCTGCTGCAAGCGTCGCCCTCCGCCGGCGGCGCCCTCAACGTCG GCTATGGCAACGAAGCTCGTCTGGCGGAGGCGCTGAGGGCAGACCCGTCGCGCAAAGGTTCCGTGGTCAACGTGAATCCGGTCAACACGCGCCCGCAGAGCGACACGCCAGAGATCCGAAAGTACAAGAAGAGGTTCAACTCGGAGATCTTGTGCGCGGCGCTCTGGG GGGTGAACTTGCTGGTGGGCACCGAGAGCGGGCTGATGCTTTTGGATCGCAGCGGTCAGGGCAAAGTTTACCCGCTCATCAACCGAAGACGTTTCCAGCAAATGGACGTACTGGAGGGACTCAACGTCCTCGTCACCATATCAG GTAAGAAGAACAAGCTGCGCGTTTACTACTTGTCGTGGCTGCGGAACAAGATTTTGCACAACGACCCCGAGGTGGAGAAGAAACAAGGCTGGACCACCGTGGGCGACCTGGAAGGTTGCGTCCACTACAAAGTCG TCAAGTACGAGAGGATCAAGTTCTTGGTTCTGGCCCTGAAGAACTCTGTGGAGGTCTACGCATGGGCGCCCAAACCGTACCACAAGTTCATGGCTTTCAAG TCTTTCGGCGAGCTAGTCCACAAGCCTCTGCTGGTGGACTTGACGGTAGAGGAGGGCCAGAGGTTGAAGGTGATCTACGGCTCCTGCTCGGGCTTCCACGCCGTGGATGTGGACTCGGGGGCGGTCTACGATATTTACTTGCCAACCCAC ATCCAAACGCACATTCAGTCTCACGCCATCATCATCCTGCCCAACACGGACGGCATCGAGCTGCTCGTTTGCTACGAGGACGAGGGCGTCTACGTCAACACCTACGGACGCATCACCAAGGACGTGGTGCTGCAATGGGGGGAGATGCCCACCTCTGTCG cCTACATCCGCTCCAACCAGATCATGGGCTGGGGCGAGAAGGCCATCGAGATCCGCTCGGTAGAGACAGGCCACCTGGACGGCGTCTTCATGCACAAGAGGGCCCAGAGACTCAAGTTCCTCTGTGAGAGGAACGACAAG GTGTTCTTTGCCTCGGTGCGGTCCGGAGGGTCCAGTCAGGTCTACTTCATGACCCTGGGCCGAAGCAACCTGCTCAGCTGGTAG
- the map4k4 gene encoding TRAF2 and NCK-interacting protein kinase isoform X1 produces MANDSPAKSLVDIDLASLRDPAGIFELVEVVGNGTYGQVYKGRHVKTGQLAAIKVMDVTEDEEEEIKLEINMLKKYSHHRNIATYYGAFIKKSPPGHDDQLWLVMEFCGAGSITDLVKNTKGNTLKEDWIAYISREILRGLAHLHAHHVIHRDIKGQNVLLTENAEVKLVDFGVSAQLDRTVGRRNTFIGTPYWMAPEVIACDENPDATYDYRSDLWSCGITAIEMAEGAPPLCDMHPMRALFLIPRNPPPRLKSKKWSKKFFSFIEGCLVKNYTQRPPTEQLLKHPFIRDQPNERQVRIQLKDHIDRTKKKRGEKDETEYEYSGSEEEEEEASEQEGEPSSIVNVPGESTLRRDFIRLQQENKERSEALRRQQLLQEQQLREQEEYKRQLLAERQKRIEQQKEQRRRLEEQQRRERELRRQQEREQRRREQDDKRRADELERRRKEEDERRRAEEEKRRADREQEYIRRQLEEEQRHLEILQQQLLHEQAMLLEYKWRELEEQRQAQKLQKQLQQQQAYLLSLQHQQNLHPSSPKRAPKNPEHNTEAETTVTESEPVTEADERYRKNIQGSPQSAQTKPPQPPVPPRSESSYPNGNAEAMHRPVEAQVRALKSGGNPPPPPATAVCRSHSFSEPLQHSPSSSSSPLSLSSSHNARTEAQAHPQTRPHQAVTPTSADVPPRVPVRTTSRSPVLPRRDSPHRHGNAPHAGPVINRNAGSAAEPRLLWERVEKMLPRSAGSGSGSSGGSSGGSSSSSSSSSNSSSQAGSGERFRARSSLKSEGSPLQRQENAGKKPEERPRPGRPAQDLTALAKELRAVDDVRPPNKVTDYSSSSDDSDTTDEDDDEEVDQEGGEESTSGPEDSRAVSSRLSNGETESVKTMIVHDEGENDVGSTPCKDSTLVVRQSEHKKRPAGSASSPGLAQHTPSPLHHHHQHQHPHHPHHHHHQQQQQAERNGFAGRIHLLPDLIQQSHHSSPSSPSSPSSPSSSSSSSLASPIVSPQSPLDKLALLIESQSSNNMQKHKSSSSFTPFIDPRLLQASPSAGGALNVGYGNEARLAEALRADPSRKGSVVNVNPVNTRPQSDTPEIRKYKKRFNSEILCAALWGVNLLVGTESGLMLLDRSGQGKVYPLINRRRFQQMDVLEGLNVLVTISGKKNKLRVYYLSWLRNKILHNDPEVEKKQGWTTVGDLEGCVHYKVVKYERIKFLVLALKNSVEVYAWAPKPYHKFMAFKSFGELVHKPLLVDLTVEEGQRLKVIYGSCSGFHAVDVDSGAVYDIYLPTHIQTHIQSHAIIILPNTDGIELLVCYEDEGVYVNTYGRITKDVVLQWGEMPTSVAYIRSNQIMGWGEKAIEIRSVETGHLDGVFMHKRAQRLKFLCERNDKVFFASVRSGGSSQVYFMTLGRSNLLSW; encoded by the exons GGTCGACATGTCAAGACGGGACAGTTGGCGGCCATTAAGGTCATGGACGTCACAGAG gatgaagaggaagagaTCAAACTGGAGATCAACATGCTGAAGAAGTACTCGCACCACCGTAACATCGCCACTTACTATGGTGCCTTCATCAAGAAAAGTCCGCCGGGACACGATGACCAGCTATGG TTGGTGATGGAGTTCTGCGGGGCCGGGTCCATCACTGACCTAGTGAAGAACACCAAAGGCAACACGCTGAAGGAGGACTGGATCGCTTACATTTCCAGAGAGATTCTCAGG GGCTTAGCTCACCTTCACGCCCATCACGTCATCCATCGCGACATCAAGGGGCAAAATGTGCTGCTGACGGAGAACGCCGAAGTCAAGCTGG TGGACTTTGGCGTTAGCGCTCAACTGGACCGAACCGTTGGCCGACGGAACACCTTCATCGGGACGCCATATTGGATGGCTCCGGAAGTCATCGCCTGCGACGAAAACCCGGACGCCACTTACGACTACCGG AGCGACTTGTGGTCTTGCGGGATTACAGCGATCGAAATGGCTGAAGGAGCTCCGC CATTGTGCGACATGCATCCCATGAGGGCACTCTTCCTCATCCCCAGAAACCCTCCTCCAAGACTCAAGTCCAAAAAATG GTCCAAGAAGTTCTTCAGTTTCATCGAGGGCTGCCTGGTGAAGAACTACACGCAACGGCCACCCACCGAGCAGCTGCTCAAACACCCTTTCATCCGGGACCAGCCCAACGAGCGGCAGGTTCGCATCCAACTTAAGGACCACATCGACCGCACAAAGAAGAAGCGAGGCGAGAAGG ACGAGACTGAATACGAATATAGCGGcagtgaagaagaggaggaagaagcatCAGAGCAAGAAGGAGAACCAAG CTCCATCGTCAACGTGCCGGGAGAGTCGACGCTTCGTCGGGACTTTATCCGTCTGCAGCAGGAGAACAAGGAGCGCTCGGAGGCGCTGCGCCGCCAGCAGCTTCTGCAAGAGCAGCAGCTCCGAGAGCAGGAGGAGTACAAGCGCCAGCTGCTGGCCGAGCGGCAGAAGCGCATCGAGCAGCAGAAGGAGCAGCGGCGGCGTTTGGAGGAG CAACAACGGCGAGAGCGCGAGTTGCGTCGTCAGCAGGAGCGTGAGCAGCGGCGGCGCGAGCAGGACGACAAACGGCGGGCCGACGAGTTGGAACGTCGCCGCAAAGAGGAAGACGAGCGGCGGCGGGCCGAGGAGGAAAAGCGGCGCGCCGACAGGGAGCAG GAGTACATCAGACgacagctggaggaggagcagagGCACCTGGAGATCCTACAGCAACAGCTTCTACACGAACAGGCCATGCTGCTG GAGTACAAATGGCGAGAGCTGGAGGAGCAACGGCAAGCTCAAAAGCTCCAGAAGCAgcttcagcagcagcaggcctACCTGCTGTCCCTCCAACACCAGCAGAACCTGCACCCTAGTAGTCCCAAACGGGCCCCCAAAAACCCGGAACACAACACAGAAGCAGAAACAACGGTGACTGAGTCTGAGCCGGTCACGGAG GCGGACGAGCGCTACCGGAAGAACATCCAAGGTTCTCCTCAGTCGGCACAGACCAAACCACCACAACCCCCAGTGCCGCCGCGGTCCGAGTCCTCTTACCCCAACGGGAATGCGGAGGCCATGCACCGGCCTGTGGAGGCAcag GTGCGGGCCCTAAAAAGCGGCGGCAacccgcccccgccgcccgccACCGCCGTGTGTCGTTCGCACTCCTTCAGCGAGCCTCTCCAGCACTCTCCATCTTCATCATCCTCACCATTATCATTATCATCGTCACACAACGCACGCACCGAAGCACAAGCCCACCCTCAGACTAGACCCCATCAAGCGGTAACCCCCACTTCTGCAGATGTACCACCCAGG GTCCCCGTCAGGACGACGTCTCGCTCGCCGGTGTTGCCGAGGCGAGACTCGCCTCATCGCCACGGCAACGCGCCGCACGCTGGCCCCGTTATCAACCGCAACGCTGGCAG CGCGGCCGAGCCTCGGCTGCTTTGGGAGCGAGTGGAGAAGATGCTTCCCAGGTCTGCTGGAAGCGGTAGTGGCAGCAGCGGAGGCTCCAGCGGAGGCTCCAGTTCCTCCAGCAGCTCGTCCAGCAACTCCAGCTCGCAGGCTGGCTCTGGAGAAAGGTTCAGGGCCCGCT CCTCCTTGAAATCCGAGGGCTCGCCCCTCCAGAGACAGGAAAACGCCGGGAAAAAACCAGAGGAGAGGCCGAGGCCCGGCAGACCAGCG CAGGACCTGACTGCGCTCGCCAAAGAACTCCGCGCCGTGGATGACGTCCGTCCCCCCAACAAGGTGACGGATTACTCGTCATCCAGCGATGATTCGGATACCACagacgaggacgacgacgaggaggtCGACCAGGAGGGCGGCGAGGAATCCACCTCGGGCCCGGAGGACTCCAGAGCTGT GTCGTCGCGGCTGAGTAACGGCGAGACGGAGTCTGTGAAAACGATGATCGTCCACGACGAAGGCGAAAACGACGTGGGCTCCACGCCCTGCAAAGACAGCACCCTGGTAGTCCGACAG AGCGAGCACAAAAAGAGGCCCGCCGGCTCGGCATCCAGCCCGGGCCTCGCCCAGCACACCCCCAGCCCCcttcatcaccaccaccaacatCAACACCCTcatcacccccaccaccaccaccatcagcagcagcagcaggccgaGCGGAACGGCTTTGCCGGCCGCATCCATCTCCTGCCGGACCTGATCCAGCAGAGCCATCATTCCTCCCCTTCCTCCCCTTCCTCCCCGTCCTCcccgtcctcctcttcctcatccagcCTGGCCAGTCCCATCGTGTCCCCCCAAAGCCCACTGGACAAGCTGGCCCTCCTCATCGAG AGTCAATCGAGCAACAACATGCAGAAACACAAGTCATCTTCGTCATTCACGCCGTTCATCGACCCGCGTCTGCTGCAAGCGTCGCCCTCCGCCGGCGGCGCCCTCAACGTCG GCTATGGCAACGAAGCTCGTCTGGCGGAGGCGCTGAGGGCAGACCCGTCGCGCAAAGGTTCCGTGGTCAACGTGAATCCGGTCAACACGCGCCCGCAGAGCGACACGCCAGAGATCCGAAAGTACAAGAAGAGGTTCAACTCGGAGATCTTGTGCGCGGCGCTCTGGG GGGTGAACTTGCTGGTGGGCACCGAGAGCGGGCTGATGCTTTTGGATCGCAGCGGTCAGGGCAAAGTTTACCCGCTCATCAACCGAAGACGTTTCCAGCAAATGGACGTACTGGAGGGACTCAACGTCCTCGTCACCATATCAG GTAAGAAGAACAAGCTGCGCGTTTACTACTTGTCGTGGCTGCGGAACAAGATTTTGCACAACGACCCCGAGGTGGAGAAGAAACAAGGCTGGACCACCGTGGGCGACCTGGAAGGTTGCGTCCACTACAAAGTCG TCAAGTACGAGAGGATCAAGTTCTTGGTTCTGGCCCTGAAGAACTCTGTGGAGGTCTACGCATGGGCGCCCAAACCGTACCACAAGTTCATGGCTTTCAAG TCTTTCGGCGAGCTAGTCCACAAGCCTCTGCTGGTGGACTTGACGGTAGAGGAGGGCCAGAGGTTGAAGGTGATCTACGGCTCCTGCTCGGGCTTCCACGCCGTGGATGTGGACTCGGGGGCGGTCTACGATATTTACTTGCCAACCCAC ATCCAAACGCACATTCAGTCTCACGCCATCATCATCCTGCCCAACACGGACGGCATCGAGCTGCTCGTTTGCTACGAGGACGAGGGCGTCTACGTCAACACCTACGGACGCATCACCAAGGACGTGGTGCTGCAATGGGGGGAGATGCCCACCTCTGTCG cCTACATCCGCTCCAACCAGATCATGGGCTGGGGCGAGAAGGCCATCGAGATCCGCTCGGTAGAGACAGGCCACCTGGACGGCGTCTTCATGCACAAGAGGGCCCAGAGACTCAAGTTCCTCTGTGAGAGGAACGACAAG GTGTTCTTTGCCTCGGTGCGGTCCGGAGGGTCCAGTCAGGTCTACTTCATGACCCTGGGCCGAAGCAACCTGCTCAGCTGGTAG